The Claveliimonas bilis genome window below encodes:
- a CDS encoding DNA gyrase/topoisomerase IV subunit A, with translation MQEEQIIRTEYSDLMKKSYIDYAMSVIIARALPDVRDGLKPVQRRTLYDMHELGIRYDRPYRKCARIVGDTMGKYHPHGDSSIYEALVVMAQEFKKGMVLVDGHGNFGSIEGDGAAAMRYTEARLAKFTQMAFLKDLDKDVVNFMPNFDETEKEPEVLPVRIPNLLVNGAEGIAVGMATSIPTHNLGEVIDAVKAYMKNDEISTRQLMKYVKGPDFPTGGIVVNKDDLLNIYETGTGKIKLRGKVEVEDMKGGKQRLVITEIPYTMIGAGIGKFLNDVCALVETKKTNDIVDISNQSSKEGIRIVIELKKGADVKNLTNMLYKKTRLEDTFGVNMLAVADGRPETMGLKKIIEHHVDFQFELATRKYKNLLAKELDRKEIQEGLIKACDVIDLIIEILRGSRSVKDAKECLTKGITDNIVFKSKISRKMASMLRFTERQATAILEMRLYKLIGLEIEALMKEHEETLANIARYEDILNNYDSMADVIIEELDAFKKEFAVKRKTVVENAEEAVFEEKKIEEQEIVFLMDRFGYARCVDVPTYERNKEAADSENKYVVNCLNTGKICIFTDGGKMHQLKVLDVPFGKFRDKGQPVDNMSNFDSTQEEIVYLCDAEQMRFSRIFFATKQGMIKQVEGTEFQVSKRTIAATKLQEGDSLVSVAVITDNKQVVLQTKDGYFLRFPASEVSEKKKGAVGVRGIRLKKNDELEAAYLFDEGTEAKAVYKEKEVVLNRLRIGKRDTQGVKNRG, from the coding sequence ATGCAGGAAGAACAGATCATTCGTACGGAATACTCGGATCTGATGAAAAAATCTTATATTGATTATGCGATGAGCGTCATTATTGCAAGGGCCCTTCCGGATGTGCGCGATGGGCTGAAGCCTGTTCAGCGGCGGACACTTTATGACATGCACGAGCTGGGTATCCGCTATGACAGGCCTTACCGTAAATGTGCCCGTATAGTAGGAGATACGATGGGTAAATACCATCCTCACGGAGACAGTTCCATTTATGAAGCCCTTGTGGTAATGGCACAGGAATTTAAAAAAGGCATGGTCCTTGTGGATGGCCACGGGAATTTTGGTTCCATTGAAGGAGACGGGGCGGCGGCCATGCGTTACACAGAGGCCCGCCTTGCCAAATTTACACAGATGGCGTTTCTTAAGGATCTGGACAAAGATGTAGTCAATTTTATGCCCAACTTTGACGAGACGGAAAAAGAACCGGAAGTGCTTCCGGTGCGTATTCCCAACCTTCTCGTAAATGGAGCGGAAGGAATCGCAGTCGGTATGGCGACCAGTATTCCGACTCACAATCTGGGCGAAGTCATCGACGCAGTGAAGGCCTATATGAAAAATGATGAAATCAGCACAAGGCAGCTGATGAAATATGTAAAAGGGCCGGATTTTCCTACCGGCGGCATTGTGGTAAACAAGGATGATCTCCTGAACATCTACGAAACAGGAACCGGCAAGATCAAACTGCGGGGTAAAGTGGAAGTGGAGGACATGAAAGGCGGAAAACAGCGTCTAGTCATTACAGAAATCCCGTATACCATGATCGGGGCAGGAATCGGAAAATTCCTCAACGATGTTTGTGCCCTTGTAGAAACAAAAAAGACAAACGATATCGTAGATATTTCCAACCAGTCCTCCAAGGAAGGGATCCGCATTGTCATTGAGCTGAAAAAAGGGGCGGACGTCAAAAATCTGACCAATATGCTCTATAAAAAGACACGGCTGGAAGATACTTTTGGCGTCAATATGCTGGCGGTTGCAGACGGACGTCCGGAGACCATGGGGCTTAAGAAGATCATTGAGCATCATGTGGATTTCCAGTTTGAACTTGCAACACGCAAATACAAAAATCTTCTTGCAAAGGAGCTGGACCGCAAAGAAATCCAGGAAGGTCTGATCAAGGCATGTGATGTCATAGACCTGATCATTGAGATCCTGCGTGGAAGCCGGTCGGTGAAGGATGCGAAGGAATGTCTGACAAAAGGGATCACGGATAACATTGTCTTTAAATCCAAGATTTCCAGGAAAATGGCGTCCATGCTGCGCTTTACGGAGCGGCAGGCCACAGCCATCCTGGAAATGCGCCTTTATAAGCTGATCGGGCTGGAAATCGAAGCGCTTATGAAGGAGCATGAGGAGACCCTGGCTAATATTGCAAGATACGAGGATATTTTAAATAACTATGATTCCATGGCAGACGTTATTATAGAAGAATTAGATGCGTTCAAAAAGGAATTTGCAGTCAAACGAAAGACTGTGGTTGAGAATGCAGAGGAAGCTGTCTTTGAAGAAAAGAAGATCGAGGAGCAGGAGATCGTCTTTCTTATGGACCGTTTCGGATATGCAAGATGCGTGGATGTTCCTACCTATGAGAGGAATAAAGAGGCGGCGGACAGTGAAAACAAATATGTAGTGAACTGTCTGAATACCGGAAAGATCTGTATCTTTACTGACGGCGGAAAGATGCATCAGCTGAAAGTTCTGGATGTTCCTTTTGGAAAATTCAGAGATAAAGGCCAGCCGGTGGATAATATGAGCAACTTTGACAGCACGCAGGAAGAGATCGTCTATCTGTGCGACGCGGAACAGATGCGTTTCTCCAGAATCTTTTTTGCCACTAAGCAGGGAATGATCAAGCAGGTGGAAGGAACAGAATTTCAGGTATCCAAGCGGACAATAGCAGCCACGAAGCTGCAGGAGGGAGACAGCCTTGTCAGTGTGGCGGTCATTACCGACAATAAGCAGGTGGTCCTTCAAACAAAGGATGGGTATTTCCTTCGTTTCCCGGCGTCAGAAGTTTCAGAAAAGAAAAAAGGAGCTGTGGGTGTAAGAGGAATCCGGCTTAAGAAAAACGATGAGCTGGAAGCAGCGTATCTCTTCGACGAGGGGACAGAGGCCAAGGCGGTATATAAAGAGAAAGAAGTAGTTCTTAACCGCCTCAGGATCGGAAAGAGAGACACCCAGGGAGTAAAGAACCGGGGATAA
- the rimP gene encoding ribosome maturation factor RimP, with amino-acid sequence MAKREIYEQRTEELLNPIMERNGFELVDVEYVKEGGNWYLRAYIDKPGGINVDDCEKVSRELSDLLDEKDFIEESYILEVSSPGLGRPLKKEKDFKRSLGKEVEIRTYRMVDKKKEFTGILTGYDKDTVTIEMENSEQKTFDKGDIALIRLAFDF; translated from the coding sequence TTGGCAAAAAGAGAAATTTATGAGCAAAGAACAGAAGAACTCTTAAATCCGATCATGGAAAGAAACGGATTTGAACTGGTGGATGTAGAGTATGTAAAAGAAGGCGGAAACTGGTATCTTCGCGCTTACATCGACAAACCGGGAGGAATCAATGTGGATGACTGTGAGAAGGTCAGCAGAGAGCTCTCCGATCTCCTGGATGAAAAGGACTTTATCGAAGAGTCCTATATTTTGGAAGTAAGTTCACCGGGACTTGGCCGTCCCCTGAAAAAAGAGAAGGACTTTAAAAGAAGTCTCGGGAAGGAAGTAGAGATCCGCACGTACCGTATGGTGGACAAAAAGAAAGAATTTACCGGAATCCTTACAGGCTATGATAAAGATACCGTAACGATTGAAATGGAAAACAGTGAACAAAAAACATTTGACAAAGGCGATATCGCGCTCATTCGTCTGGCATTCGATTTTTAA
- the rbfA gene encoding 30S ribosome-binding factor RbfA, with product MRKNSIKNTRINTEVQKELSNILRSGIKDPRIAPWTSVVAVEVAPDLKTCKAYISVLGDKKAQEDTVAGLKSAEGYIRRELAHSLNMRNTPEIRFILDQSIEYGVNMSKKIDDVTKGLDSKGDADESK from the coding sequence ATGAGAAAAAACAGTATCAAAAATACAAGAATTAATACAGAAGTTCAAAAGGAGCTTTCCAATATTTTGCGATCAGGGATCAAGGATCCCAGGATCGCTCCCTGGACTTCTGTGGTTGCGGTGGAGGTTGCTCCTGATCTGAAAACATGTAAAGCCTATATCAGTGTTCTCGGGGACAAAAAAGCCCAGGAGGACACAGTTGCGGGCCTTAAGAGTGCAGAAGGATATATCCGCCGGGAACTCGCACATAGTCTGAATATGAGAAATACTCCGGAAATACGCTTTATTCTGGATCAGTCCATTGAGTACGGCGTAAATATGTCAAAAAAGATTGATGATGTAACCAAAGGTCTGGATTCAAAAGGAGATGCGGATGAATCAAAATAA
- the infB gene encoding translation initiation factor IF-2, producing MSKIKVYELAKELGKTSKELMEFLAEKNIEVKSHMSALEDEDTEMLRKAFGKKKEEGPKKKNIVHVFRPQNLRDSKPGNRQGRSQGNRPAQGQQERSQGSRPVQNQAERPQGNRPAQGQAERPQGSRPVQNQAERPQGNRPAQGQQERSQGGRPSFGQADRQRQSRPVRPSGDRRDDRREEKREDRREPGDRNRGRGTGRPSGDRRDDRREDRRDQGGRFGDNKDRQQRRGQSIPAPALEGQKPQRNKNKGKDDYKKKDYRNDDEDRMPKGRKQKQEQKPQMQKPQHKEQKQEETIKSIVIPEVLTIQELADKMKVVPSAIVKKLFMQGKIVTVNQEVDYETAEEIALEFDILCEKEEVVDVIEELLKEDEEDEKKMKKRPPVVCVMGHVDHGKTSLLDAIRHTNVIDREAGGITQHIGAYVAEVNGEKITFLDTPGHEAFTAMRMRGANSTDIAILVVAADDGVMPQTVEAINHAKAAGIEIVVAVNKIDKPSANIDRVKQELAEYELIPEDWGGSTVFVPVSAKTGEGLEDLMEMLILTAEMLELKANPNRRARGLVIEAQLDKGKGSVATVLVQKGTLRVGDPIAAGSAYGKVRAMMDDKGRRVKEAGPSMPVEILGLNDVPNAGEVFVGCKNEKEARNFAETFISQSKVKLLEETKSKLSLDDLFTQIQEGNLKELGIVVKADVQGSVEAIKQSLLKLSNDEVVVKIIHGGVGAINESDVSLASASNAIIIGFNVRPDATAKETAEREGVDIRLYRVIYNAIEDVEAAMKGMLDPVFEEKVLGHAEVRQTFKASGVGTIAGAYVLDGTFERDCQTRIMRDGIVIYDGKLASLKRFKDDVKEVRAGYECGFVFENYNDIKEGDQVESFKMVEIPR from the coding sequence ATGTCAAAAATCAAAGTATATGAACTTGCAAAGGAACTCGGCAAAACAAGCAAAGAGCTGATGGAGTTTCTTGCAGAAAAAAATATAGAAGTTAAAAGCCATATGAGTGCTTTGGAAGACGAAGATACTGAGATGCTTCGCAAGGCATTCGGGAAAAAGAAAGAAGAAGGGCCGAAGAAAAAGAATATCGTTCATGTATTCCGTCCGCAGAATTTAAGGGACAGCAAACCCGGAAACCGTCAGGGGCGCTCGCAGGGGAACCGTCCTGCACAGGGTCAGCAAGAGCGTTCCCAGGGAAGCCGCCCGGTACAGAATCAGGCAGAGCGTCCACAAGGGAACCGTCCTGCACAGGGTCAGGCAGAGCGTCCCCAGGGAAGCCGCCCGGTACAGAATCAGGCAGAGCGTCCGCAAGGGAACCGTCCTGCACAGGGTCAGCAAGAGCGTTCCCAGGGAGGCCGTCCGTCCTTTGGGCAGGCAGACCGCCAGCGTCAGAGCCGTCCGGTAAGACCGTCCGGTGACAGAAGAGATGACAGAAGAGAAGAGAAAAGAGAAGACAGAAGAGAGCCCGGCGACAGAAACCGCGGAAGAGGCACAGGAAGACCATCTGGCGACAGAAGAGATGATAGAAGAGAAGACAGGAGAGATCAGGGCGGAAGATTCGGGGATAATAAAGACCGTCAGCAAAGACGCGGACAGTCAATCCCGGCGCCGGCTCTGGAAGGACAGAAGCCGCAGAGAAATAAGAATAAAGGCAAAGACGACTATAAGAAAAAAGATTACAGAAACGATGATGAAGACAGAATGCCAAAGGGAAGAAAGCAGAAGCAGGAACAGAAACCGCAGATGCAAAAACCTCAGCATAAAGAGCAGAAACAGGAAGAGACGATCAAATCTATTGTGATTCCGGAAGTGCTGACTATTCAGGAGCTGGCTGATAAGATGAAAGTTGTTCCGTCGGCTATTGTCAAAAAGTTGTTTATGCAGGGCAAGATCGTTACAGTGAATCAGGAAGTGGATTATGAAACAGCAGAAGAAATCGCGCTGGAATTTGACATTCTCTGTGAGAAAGAAGAAGTAGTGGATGTTATTGAAGAACTTCTGAAAGAGGATGAAGAGGACGAAAAGAAGATGAAAAAGCGTCCTCCGGTTGTCTGTGTTATGGGGCATGTTGACCATGGAAAGACTTCCCTTCTTGATGCAATCCGCCACACAAATGTGATTGACAGAGAAGCCGGAGGAATCACACAGCATATCGGTGCATATGTGGCAGAAGTAAACGGAGAAAAGATTACGTTCCTTGACACGCCGGGACATGAAGCGTTTACTGCAATGCGTATGCGCGGCGCTAATTCTACAGATATCGCCATTCTTGTTGTGGCGGCAGACGATGGTGTTATGCCTCAGACAGTGGAGGCGATCAACCATGCCAAAGCGGCAGGTATAGAGATCGTGGTTGCAGTCAATAAGATTGATAAGCCAAGCGCCAATATTGACAGAGTAAAGCAGGAGCTGGCAGAATATGAGCTGATCCCGGAAGACTGGGGCGGAAGTACTGTTTTTGTTCCGGTTTCCGCGAAAACGGGAGAAGGGCTGGAAGATCTTATGGAAATGCTGATCCTGACAGCGGAAATGCTGGAGCTGAAGGCCAATCCGAACCGACGCGCAAGAGGGCTTGTAATAGAAGCGCAGCTGGATAAAGGAAAAGGATCCGTGGCAACCGTACTCGTACAGAAAGGTACCTTAAGAGTAGGGGATCCTATTGCAGCCGGAAGCGCTTACGGAAAAGTAAGAGCAATGATGGACGATAAAGGAAGACGTGTGAAAGAAGCGGGACCGTCCATGCCGGTGGAAATTCTCGGACTGAACGATGTTCCTAATGCAGGAGAAGTCTTCGTGGGATGCAAGAATGAGAAAGAGGCAAGAAACTTTGCGGAAACATTCATTTCTCAAAGTAAAGTGAAGCTTCTGGAAGAAACAAAATCCAAGCTTTCTCTGGATGATCTGTTTACGCAGATCCAGGAAGGAAACTTAAAAGAACTCGGCATCGTTGTAAAGGCAGATGTGCAGGGATCTGTGGAAGCTATCAAGCAGAGTCTTCTGAAACTGTCAAATGATGAGGTTGTTGTGAAGATCATTCACGGAGGAGTCGGAGCGATCAATGAATCTGACGTCAGCCTTGCATCGGCATCCAATGCGATCATTATCGGATTTAATGTCCGTCCGGATGCAACAGCCAAAGAGACAGCTGAAAGAGAAGGAGTTGACATCCGTCTGTATCGTGTTATCTATAATGCGATCGAAGACGTGGAAGCAGCTATGAAAGGTATGCTTGATCCGGTATTTGAGGAGAAAGTACTTGGTCACGCTGAAGTGCGTCAGACATTTAAAGCTTCCGGTGTGGGAACAATTGCAGGTGCTTATGTTCTGGACGGTACATTTGAAAGAGACTGCCAGACAAGAATTATGCGTGACGGCATTGTGATCTATGACGGAAAGCTTGCTTCCCTGAAGAGATTTAAAGATGATGTAAAAGAAGTAAGAGCAGGATACGAATGCGGATTCGTATTTGAAAATTATAATGATATCAAAGAAGGTGACCAGGTAGAATCCTTCAAAATGGTAGAAATCCCAAGATAG
- the ribF gene encoding riboflavin biosynthesis protein RibF: MQYIRGIESYSCGERSAVTLGKFDGLHRGHQKLVERVREYAKTEGVRSIVCAFDMLPLRERMHMPGKVLMTKEERADHLEGKVDFLVDCPFTEKFSEMEAEDFIRDILADTFHASYVVVGTDFHFGHGKKGDVRMLEKYQEEYGYHLEVIEKERYGERVISSSYIREALKEGDMSLAETLLGYPYSVTGIVEHGKQLGRTLGFPTINVAPPQEKLLPPNGVYLGQICMDGIWYNAIGNVGVKPTVTDSGRMLVESYLIGYSGDAYGKETKIRIRHFCRPEKKFADVQDMKNQVNADIAHAEAFFAEKAGYPE; the protein is encoded by the coding sequence ATGCAGTATATAAGAGGAATTGAATCCTACAGCTGTGGAGAGAGAAGTGCTGTGACGCTGGGAAAATTTGACGGGCTTCACAGAGGACATCAAAAGCTGGTGGAAAGAGTACGTGAATATGCAAAGACAGAAGGGGTAAGAAGCATTGTATGTGCTTTTGATATGCTTCCTCTTCGCGAGAGGATGCACATGCCCGGTAAAGTGCTGATGACAAAGGAGGAAAGGGCAGATCATCTGGAAGGAAAGGTTGATTTTCTGGTAGACTGTCCATTTACCGAGAAATTCAGTGAAATGGAAGCCGAGGATTTTATTCGGGACATACTGGCGGATACCTTCCATGCCTCATATGTCGTGGTGGGAACGGATTTTCACTTTGGTCATGGGAAGAAGGGAGATGTGCGTATGCTGGAAAAATACCAGGAAGAATACGGATATCACCTGGAAGTAATTGAGAAGGAACGGTATGGAGAACGTGTGATCAGCAGCAGTTATATCCGTGAAGCACTCAAAGAAGGGGATATGTCTCTGGCAGAGACTCTTCTTGGATACCCGTACAGTGTGACAGGGATCGTAGAACACGGAAAACAGCTTGGAAGAACCCTGGGTTTTCCCACAATTAATGTGGCGCCTCCCCAAGAGAAACTCCTCCCGCCCAATGGCGTTTATTTAGGGCAGATTTGTATGGACGGAATTTGGTACAATGCTATAGGAAATGTAGGGGTGAAACCTACTGTGACAGACAGCGGGCGTATGCTGGTGGAAAGTTATCTGATCGGATACAGCGGGGATGCGTACGGAAAAGAAACAAAGATCCGTATCAGGCATTTTTGCAGGCCGGAGAAGAAATTTGCAGATGTTCAGGATATGAAAAATCAGGTAAATGCAGATATTGCACATGCCGAAGCGTTTTTTGCGGAAAAGGCCGGATATCCGGAATAG
- a CDS encoding DHH family phosphoesterase → MNQNKWKEILKGKTSVAIGGHERPDGDCIGSCTGLYLYLKQNYENIEVDLYLEQIPETFQVIRGTEHIRHSIPEEKQYDLFICLDCGDKERLGFSVPLFQNAGTTLCIDHHISNTEFADENYIVPDASSTSELVYRLLDKEKIEETVAEALYMGIVHDTGVFQYSCTSPDTLRAAADLLSRGINAPALIEHTFYEKTYAQNQILGRALLESIVFMDGACIFTSLTKAVMQFYGVTAKELEGIVSQLRVTKGVEVAIFMYELEPNVYKVSLRSKEKVDVSRIARYFGGGGHVRAAGFTMPGTVHDVINNLSKQIELQLGPKEKTKSEA, encoded by the coding sequence ATGAATCAAAATAAATGGAAGGAAATCCTGAAGGGTAAGACTTCTGTTGCAATCGGAGGCCATGAGCGTCCGGACGGAGACTGTATCGGCTCTTGCACGGGGCTGTATCTTTACCTGAAACAAAACTATGAGAATATAGAAGTTGATCTTTATCTCGAACAAATCCCGGAGACATTCCAGGTAATCAGAGGAACTGAACATATACGGCACAGTATTCCGGAGGAGAAACAATATGATCTGTTTATCTGTCTGGACTGCGGCGACAAAGAAAGACTTGGATTTTCCGTCCCATTATTCCAAAATGCCGGAACCACTTTATGTATCGACCATCATATCAGCAACACTGAATTTGCGGATGAAAATTATATTGTGCCGGATGCAAGTTCCACTTCAGAGCTGGTATATCGTCTGCTGGATAAGGAGAAGATTGAAGAAACAGTGGCAGAAGCGCTTTATATGGGGATCGTTCATGATACCGGTGTGTTTCAGTATTCCTGCACAAGTCCGGATACGTTGAGGGCGGCGGCAGATCTTCTTTCCAGGGGGATCAACGCCCCGGCACTGATCGAGCATACTTTTTATGAAAAAACATATGCACAGAATCAGATTTTGGGGCGAGCGCTGCTGGAAAGTATTGTGTTTATGGATGGGGCGTGTATTTTCACTTCATTGACGAAAGCAGTCATGCAGTTTTATGGTGTGACTGCAAAAGAGCTGGAAGGAATTGTCAGCCAGCTTCGTGTGACAAAAGGAGTAGAGGTCGCAATTTTTATGTATGAGCTGGAGCCGAATGTATACAAGGTGAGTCTGCGTTCCAAAGAAAAGGTTGATGTGAGCAGGATTGCCAGATACTTCGGCGGAGGCGGACATGTGCGAGCTGCGGGCTTCACTATGCCGGGAACGGTACATGATGTCATTAACAATCTGTCAAAGCAGATTGAACTGCAGCTTGGACCAAAAGAGAAAACAAAGAGTGAGGCATAA
- the nusA gene encoding transcription termination factor NusA, with protein sequence MNTELLEALNILEKEKDISKDTLMDAIENSLINACKNHFGKADNIKVIMDRETCDYQLIQEKTVVEEVEDKVEQISLADAKMIDSKFELGDIVQIPVESKSFGRIATQNAKNLILQKIREEERKVVYDQYFEKERDIVTGIVQRYVGKNVSINLGKADAMLTENEQVKGEVFKPTERIKLYVVEVKNTTKGPKILVSRTHPELVKRLFEAEVTEVKDGIVEIKSIAREAGSRTKIAVWSNDPDVDPVGACVGMNGARVNAIVNELRGEKIDIINWSDNPGILIENALSPAKVISVMADPDDKTASVIVPDYQLSLAIGKEGQNARLAARLTGYKIDIKSETQAIESGELPENYMELGEGVYEEEVYEDGYDENTYEEEYPESYEEDYDSQEEAEEIEFQEYEE encoded by the coding sequence ATGAACACAGAATTATTAGAAGCGTTGAATATTTTGGAAAAGGAAAAGGACATCAGCAAGGATACCCTGATGGATGCCATCGAAAATTCTCTGATCAATGCCTGCAAAAATCATTTTGGAAAAGCAGACAACATCAAGGTGATCATGGACAGAGAAACCTGTGATTACCAGCTGATCCAGGAAAAGACAGTGGTAGAGGAAGTAGAGGATAAAGTGGAGCAGATCAGTCTGGCTGACGCAAAGATGATCGACAGCAAATTTGAGCTGGGCGATATTGTACAGATCCCGGTTGAGTCCAAATCCTTCGGCCGTATTGCGACACAGAATGCCAAGAACCTGATCCTTCAGAAGATCCGTGAAGAAGAAAGAAAAGTGGTATACGATCAGTATTTTGAAAAAGAGAGGGATATTGTAACCGGTATCGTACAGCGTTATGTCGGAAAAAATGTCAGCATCAATCTTGGAAAGGCAGACGCCATGCTCACGGAAAATGAACAGGTAAAAGGCGAGGTGTTCAAGCCTACCGAGAGAATCAAGCTGTATGTGGTTGAAGTAAAAAATACAACAAAAGGTCCTAAGATCCTTGTATCCCGTACCCATCCGGAGCTTGTAAAGAGATTGTTTGAAGCAGAAGTGACAGAGGTGAAAGACGGCATCGTGGAGATCAAGAGCATTGCCAGAGAGGCAGGAAGCCGTACAAAGATTGCAGTATGGTCCAACGATCCGGATGTGGATCCCGTGGGAGCCTGTGTCGGAATGAACGGGGCAAGAGTAAACGCAATTGTCAATGAACTGCGCGGCGAGAAGATCGATATTATCAACTGGAGTGACAACCCGGGAATTTTGATCGAGAACGCATTAAGTCCCGCGAAGGTAATTTCTGTTATGGCTGATCCTGATGATAAGACAGCAAGCGTTATCGTGCCGGATTACCAGCTTTCTCTTGCGATTGGTAAAGAAGGACAGAACGCAAGACTTGCAGCACGTCTGACCGGATACAAAATCGATATTAAGAGCGAGACACAGGCCATTGAATCAGGAGAGCTTCCGGAAAATTATATGGAGCTTGGCGAAGGGGTATACGAAGAAGAAGTATACGAGGACGGATACGATGAAAATACTTATGAAGAAGAGTATCCGGAATCCTACGAAGAAGATTACGACAGCCAGGAAGAAGCAGAAGAAATCGAATTTCAGGAATATGAAGAATAG
- the rnpM gene encoding RNase P modulator RnpM, translating into MKSKKEMLRVIRTSEGEFLLDATGKKNGRGAYLCPSRACLEKAIKGKGLERSFQQAIPREVYETLEREMREIDTE; encoded by the coding sequence ATGAAGAGTAAAAAGGAAATGCTTCGGGTTATCAGAACCTCTGAAGGAGAGTTTTTACTGGATGCTACCGGAAAAAAGAATGGGAGAGGCGCTTACCTGTGTCCTTCCAGAGCATGTCTGGAAAAAGCAATAAAGGGAAAAGGCCTGGAACGGTCTTTTCAACAGGCAATTCCCAGAGAAGTGTATGAAACACTGGAAAGGGAGATGAGAGAAATTGATACAGAATAA
- the truB gene encoding tRNA pseudouridine(55) synthase TruB — protein sequence MIHGILNVYKEQGYTSHDVVAKLRGITKQKKIGHTGTLDPDAEGVLPICLGSATKICSLLTDRSKTYRTVLLLGQTTDTQDVSGNCLESQSVSHLTESQVKEAILKFEGEYEQVPPMYSALKVNGKKLYELAREGKTVERSARKVVIHDIKIEKIELPRVWMEVSCSKGTYIRTLCNDIGGVLGTGGCMEKLKRTRVGELSIENSLTLGEIQNHMEEGTLNEILLPVDHFFRKYRKITVGKEEERFLYNGNSFFIPHLKEKPDDKELVRMYNREGNFIALYRYSGKTERFETEKMFLNDRQ from the coding sequence ATGATACACGGAATATTAAATGTGTATAAAGAACAGGGATACACTTCCCATGATGTTGTTGCAAAACTTCGGGGAATTACGAAACAAAAAAAAATCGGTCATACAGGGACGCTTGATCCGGATGCGGAAGGCGTCCTTCCCATATGCCTCGGAAGTGCTACAAAAATATGCAGTCTTTTGACAGACAGAAGCAAAACATACAGGACGGTGCTGCTTCTTGGGCAGACGACAGATACACAGGATGTTTCCGGCAACTGTCTGGAGAGCCAATCTGTCAGTCATTTGACAGAAAGTCAAGTGAAAGAAGCAATCCTGAAATTTGAGGGGGAATATGAACAGGTACCACCTATGTATTCAGCGCTCAAAGTAAATGGGAAAAAGCTGTATGAACTTGCACGGGAAGGGAAGACAGTAGAACGCTCCGCAAGGAAAGTTGTGATCCATGACATAAAGATAGAAAAGATAGAACTTCCCCGGGTATGGATGGAGGTTTCCTGTTCCAAAGGTACCTATATTCGTACACTGTGCAATGATATTGGCGGTGTACTTGGAACCGGAGGATGCATGGAGAAACTGAAAAGAACCAGGGTGGGGGAACTGTCCATTGAAAACAGCCTTACTCTGGGAGAAATACAGAATCATATGGAGGAAGGAACACTTAATGAAATCCTTCTTCCGGTTGACCATTTTTTCAGAAAGTATCGTAAGATCACTGTAGGAAAAGAGGAAGAAAGGTTTCTGTATAATGGCAACAGTTTTTTCATCCCTCATTTAAAAGAAAAACCCGATGATAAAGAGCTGGTGAGAATGTATAACAGAGAGGGAAACTTTATTGCGCTTTACCGGTACAGCGGGAAGACAGAACGATTTGAGACAGAAAAGATGTTTTTAAATGACAGGCAATAG
- the rpsO gene encoding 30S ribosomal protein S15 produces the protein MITKEQKAQIIAEYGRGEGDTGSPEVQIAILTARINDLTDHFKANPKDHHSRRGLLKMVGQRRGLLAYLRKKDIERYRALIERLGLRK, from the coding sequence ATGATAACAAAAGAGCAGAAAGCACAGATTATTGCTGAATACGGAAGAGGAGAAGGAGATACAGGATCTCCGGAAGTGCAGATCGCAATTCTGACAGCAAGAATCAACGACCTGACAGATCATTTCAAGGCAAATCCGAAGGATCATCATTCCAGAAGAGGACTTCTGAAAATGGTTGGTCAGAGAAGAGGTCTTCTGGCTTATCTTAGAAAGAAAGATATCGAAAGATATCGTGCACTGATCGAAAGACTTGGACTTAGAAAATAA